The genomic window CTACCTTCTACACCGACGCTGACATCGCCGACGGCGTGCCCGAGACGAACCTCGAGACCGCGGCGGCGGAGGGACGGGTCGAGGACGAGGGGTGGCGCGTCCGCTCGGACGGCACGGAGTTCTGGGCGAACGTCGTCATCACCGCCATTCGAGACGACGACGGCCAGCTGCAGGGCTTCACGAAGGTCACCCGCGACATGACCGAACGCCGCGAGTACGAACAGCAACTCCGCCGGGAACGGGACCTCACCGAGCGGATCCTCGAGACCGTGCCGATCTCCATCGGCGTGGTGACCGGGGACGAGGATCTCACCCGCGCGAACCGACGGATGTTAGAGCGGTTCGAGATCGAAGACTCGGCCCTCGAGGCGTACGGCCTCGAGTCGTGGGACCTCTACGACGCCGCCGGAGAGCCGATCCCGGCGGACGAGGAGCCGTGGGCCCGCGCTCGCGAGCGCGGCGAGCCGGTGTACGACGCCCAGCGACAGGTCGACGTGCCGGGGATCGGCCGTCGCTGGCTCTCGCTCAACGCCGCCCCGCTCGACGACCGAGACGACGACGACCGGATCGTCGTCGCGATCGACGACATCACCGACCAGAAGGAGCGCGAACGGCTGCTCCGCCGGGAGTACAACCAGACCGAAAAGCTGTTGCGGACGGCCCCGATCGCGATCGCCGTCCAGAACGCCGCGGGCGAGACGATACTGACCAACCGGCGCGCACAGAAATCGCTTGGCCTCTCCGATCAGGAGTTCATCGGCGAATCCGACGACGACGCCGAGTGGGCGATCTACGACTCGGACGGCAACCGGCTTCCCACGGACGAGATGCCGGCCGCGCGGGTCTTAGAGACCGGCACGCCGGTGTTCAACGAGGAACTCGTCGTCGATCCCCCCGACGGCGACCGGCTCCTGTTCCGCGTGAACGCGACGCCGCTGCACGGACCCGACGGGGAGATCGAACGCGTCGTCACGGCCGCCGAGGACATCACCGAGCTGAAACGCCGCGAGCGACAGCTCGAGGATCGAAAGAGCGAGCTCGAGACCGAACTGAGCGAGATTCTCGGTCGGATCTCCGACGCGTTCTACGCGCTCGACGACGAGTGGCGCTTCACCCACCTCAACGAGCAGGCCGCCGAGATCCTCCGCCAGTCCAGGGAGGAGGTGCTCGGGCGAAAGGTCTGGGAGACGTTCTCCGACGAAACCGAGGGGATCTACCGGGACCAGTTCCAGCAGGCGATGGAGACCCAAGAGCCCGTCAACTTCGAAGTGTACGCCGAGGATCTGGACACCTGGCTCGAGTACAACGTCTACCCCTCCGAGTCGGGGCTGTCGATCTACTTCCACGACATCACCGAGCGCAAGGAGTACCAGCGCAAACTCGAGGCCTCGAACGAGCGCTTAGAGCAGTTCGCCTACGCGGCCAGCCACGACCTCCAGGAGCCCCTGCGGATGGTCTCGAGCTACCTGCAACTGCTCGAGAGCCGGTACGGCGACGAACTCGACGACGACGGCGAGGAGTTCATCGAGTTCGCCGTCGACGGCGCCGACCGCATGCGCAAGATGATCGAAGGGCTGCTCGAGTACTCCCGGGTCGACACGCAGGGCGAGCCGCTCGAGCCGGTCGAACTGGACGACGTCGTCGGGGCCGTGCGCGAGGACCTGCAGATGAAGATCGAGGAGACGGACGCGGAGATCGTCGTCGTCGACTCGTTGCCCCGCGTTCGCGGCGACGAGAGCCAGCTCCAGCAGATCTTCCAGAACCTACTGTCGAACGCGCTCGAGTACAGCGGTGACGAGCCGCCGCGGGTGCGGATCGACGCCGAGCGGGCGCACTCCGAGTGGATCGTCTCGGTCGAGGACGAGGGGATCGGCATCGATCCCGACGATCAGGACCGCGTCTTCGAGGTGTTCGAGCGCCTGCACAGCCGCGAGGAGTACGACGGCACCGGGATCGGGCTGGCGCTCTGTCAGCGCATCGTCGAGCGCCACGAGGGGACGATCTGGGTCGACTCCGAGCCCGGCGAGGGGACGACGTTCTCGTTCACGCTGCCCGCGGTCGACGACCGATAGACGACCGCGTCGCAGGTGGCGCTACCCGCTTTCGTTGCCGTCGCTCTCGTTACCAGCGCTCTCGTTACCGCCGCTCTCGTTGCCGCCACTTTCATTTCCGGCACTCTCGTTGCCACCGCCTCCGCCACCGCCGCTCTCGATCTGGATGTCGCCCCGCATCGTGCTCTGATGGGGTTGACAGACGTACTGCGCCATCTCGCTGGTCGCCTCGAACTCGAGGGACTGCGTCGCACCTTCTTCCCCCATGAGTTCGGTCGAGTAATCGTCCACGACTTCGTCGTTCTCGTTACGGATTTCGATGTTGTGCTCCGCACCGTCGAGGTTCTCCCACGTGACGGTGTACTGTTCGCCCTCGAAGAGGATGAGCGTCGGATTGTCTTCCCCCTCGATCGGCGAGGGCGCCTGCCCCTGCCAGCCGCTCGTCTCACCGCCGAGTTCGATCTCGCTGACGCCTTCCCACTGACTTGCGTCGCCACCACCACCACCACCGCCGTTCCCTCCACCACCGTTACCGTCGCCGCCACCACCACCGCCGCATCCCGCGAGGGTCGTTGCGACGGCCGCAGCACCCGCGATCTTCATCGTCCGTCGTCGCGAAATCATCGCCGAATCGGTTGCTCCTTGTTCTCCCATTGCACGTTACGCTCCGGGAATGTCACGAAAGAACGTTTGGGTGCGATTCGTAAACGACCTTCAGGGTTTGAAATCGTTTCGTTCACCGC from Haloterrigena sp. KLK7 includes these protein-coding regions:
- a CDS encoding PAS domain S-box protein, translating into MGSSNSTGVSGDDVRRVFSHSERSSAPLTTGEVAERLDCAPRSARQGLEDLVDRGELRVKRIDESTRIWWPVEMTNGVELDRKSEQEEFAAFVSAVRDYAIFMLDPEGTVDSWNEGAERIKGYAEDEIVGQHFSTFYTDADIADGVPETNLETAAAEGRVEDEGWRVRSDGTEFWANVVITAIRDDDGQLQGFTKVTRDMTERREYEQQLRRERDLTERILETVPISIGVVTGDEDLTRANRRMLERFEIEDSALEAYGLESWDLYDAAGEPIPADEEPWARARERGEPVYDAQRQVDVPGIGRRWLSLNAAPLDDRDDDDRIVVAIDDITDQKERERLLRREYNQTEKLLRTAPIAIAVQNAAGETILTNRRAQKSLGLSDQEFIGESDDDAEWAIYDSDGNRLPTDEMPAARVLETGTPVFNEELVVDPPDGDRLLFRVNATPLHGPDGEIERVVTAAEDITELKRRERQLEDRKSELETELSEILGRISDAFYALDDEWRFTHLNEQAAEILRQSREEVLGRKVWETFSDETEGIYRDQFQQAMETQEPVNFEVYAEDLDTWLEYNVYPSESGLSIYFHDITERKEYQRKLEASNERLEQFAYAASHDLQEPLRMVSSYLQLLESRYGDELDDDGEEFIEFAVDGADRMRKMIEGLLEYSRVDTQGEPLEPVELDDVVGAVREDLQMKIEETDAEIVVVDSLPRVRGDESQLQQIFQNLLSNALEYSGDEPPRVRIDAERAHSEWIVSVEDEGIGIDPDDQDRVFEVFERLHSREEYDGTGIGLALCQRIVERHEGTIWVDSEPGEGTTFSFTLPAVDDR
- a CDS encoding plastocyanin/azurin family copper-binding protein; translation: MGEQGATDSAMISRRRTMKIAGAAAVATTLAGCGGGGGGDGNGGGGNGGGGGGGDASQWEGVSEIELGGETSGWQGQAPSPIEGEDNPTLILFEGEQYTVTWENLDGAEHNIEIRNENDEVVDDYSTELMGEEGATQSLEFEATSEMAQYVCQPHQSTMRGDIQIESGGGGGGGNESAGNESGGNESGGNESAGNESDGNESG